One genomic segment of Humidesulfovibrio mexicanus includes these proteins:
- a CDS encoding helix-turn-helix domain-containing protein, whose translation MKLYCGVRESNVDYRPETGGPQWQVISAELRPGMLCVASRLDAAKSGSFDFEIENPPVHFGGILHGSNRCSYSSGQLKGHEVVRTGGDNGIVCLPKTTGRVECAPGEDACVVTVLVSPNVLRHYLDDAKEQTPQPLRRVLRPYPEQLLWRGRRNARKTYLLGALLETLRHRPAWRLMQESMALELVALQLEECREEQRHPPTPPRISKGDEERLREAKRLLLLDLEHPPSISQLARLAGLSEKKLKAGFPVLFGDTVYGCFRAHRLNHARRLIEEDRLSVSEVAYSIGYLNLSHFSQAFRVRFGMNPSELLRRRSEKLP comes from the coding sequence ATGAAACTGTATTGCGGCGTTCGGGAATCCAATGTGGACTACCGGCCAGAAACAGGAGGGCCGCAGTGGCAGGTTATAAGCGCCGAACTGCGGCCGGGAATGCTGTGTGTGGCATCACGTCTGGATGCAGCAAAGTCCGGGAGCTTCGATTTCGAAATTGAGAACCCGCCTGTGCATTTCGGAGGCATCCTCCATGGCAGCAACCGTTGCAGTTACTCCAGCGGACAGCTCAAGGGGCATGAAGTGGTACGCACAGGCGGCGACAACGGCATAGTGTGCCTGCCAAAAACAACGGGACGAGTGGAATGCGCCCCAGGTGAAGATGCCTGTGTTGTAACCGTGCTGGTTTCTCCTAATGTGTTGCGTCACTATCTGGACGATGCCAAGGAACAGACGCCGCAGCCTCTGCGCCGCGTACTGCGGCCATACCCGGAGCAACTGCTTTGGCGGGGAAGGCGCAACGCCAGAAAGACCTACCTGCTTGGCGCGCTGCTGGAAACCCTGCGCCATCGCCCTGCCTGGCGGCTCATGCAGGAAAGCATGGCCTTGGAACTTGTCGCGCTACAGCTTGAGGAGTGCCGCGAGGAACAACGGCACCCCCCTACGCCACCACGCATATCAAAAGGCGATGAAGAACGTCTGCGCGAGGCCAAGCGGCTCCTGCTGCTTGATCTGGAACATCCTCCGAGCATCTCCCAGCTTGCGCGCCTTGCGGGACTGAGCGAAAAAAAGCTCAAGGCAGGATTTCCCGTTCTCTTCGGCGATACCGTGTACGGCTGCTTTCGCGCGCACAGGCTGAATCATGCGCGCCGCCTCATTGAGGAGGACCGGCTGTCCGTCAGCGAAGTGGCCTACAGCATCGGCTATTTGAACTTGAGCCATTTCAGCCAAGCCTTCCGGGTACGTTTCGGCATGAACCCCAGCGAGCTTCTGCGCCGACGTTCCGAAAAACTGCCATAA
- a CDS encoding TonB-dependent receptor: MLETVRVTATKREEELQRVPASVSALDETSLEQMGAQKLGEAVRALPNVHLKQATSGSALVIRGLSTIDTSLYNSGGLYVDGVARPLTYMQNLDLMDVERIEVLRGPQGTLYGRNSDSGVVNVVLRQPGLEPSARIFADYGSYNSLRTGASFSTPLDFQTLFLSGSLLRNATDGFTTNVSKNDDRAAKSTYLMGRGSLLWKPREDFDMTLSFDSDNSSDGVGKLRYETGTNASRRFKVRSNAADDSRENSLGQTLKLRWSADFGEVSAASSFRDYTYGFLTDLDRTAAAQGYSNMALQQNSWSQELRLASPVGSAMTWLAGVYAGRDDTSVRFDRIRAVGNLYLDTSMTEASYALFGQGTVPLWEGLRLTVGLRAEATQSRGTQRYATALLSREYGKNLDDTALLPTASLAYDFAKDVTAYATFAQGYLSGGYNPFSATDQTSFFYRAEHTTNYELGLKTAWLDGRLTANAALFHTEVRDKQVRQEVPGGGVGAWSFSNAPEAHVDGMEIEFKALPWTGWELSAGAGYAKSEVDRWKASVGGTQYDYKGKRLPWAPEITWNLGALYTHESGVFGRVDVLGAGKQYFDAENTLLQTPYQTVNLRLGYARDGWEFALWAKNVFDTAYTTKQVKDTAGNRMVEDGDPQTFGISAAWSF, encoded by the coding sequence TTGCTCGAAACCGTCCGCGTCACCGCCACCAAGCGCGAAGAGGAGCTCCAGCGCGTTCCAGCCAGCGTTTCCGCGTTGGACGAGACCTCTCTGGAGCAGATGGGCGCGCAAAAACTGGGCGAAGCCGTCCGCGCCCTGCCCAACGTGCACCTCAAGCAGGCCACATCGGGTTCGGCTTTGGTGATACGAGGCCTATCCACCATAGACACCTCGCTCTACAACTCCGGCGGTCTTTACGTGGACGGGGTCGCCCGCCCACTCACCTATATGCAGAACCTCGACCTCATGGACGTGGAGCGCATCGAGGTGCTGCGCGGCCCGCAAGGCACGCTCTATGGCCGCAACAGCGATTCCGGCGTGGTCAACGTGGTGCTGCGCCAACCCGGACTCGAACCATCGGCCCGCATCTTTGCCGACTATGGATCGTACAACTCGCTGCGCACCGGGGCCAGCTTCAGCACCCCTCTGGACTTCCAAACCCTCTTCCTCTCCGGCAGCCTTCTCCGCAACGCCACGGACGGCTTCACCACCAATGTTTCAAAGAACGACGACAGGGCGGCCAAAAGCACCTACCTCATGGGGCGAGGCTCACTCCTCTGGAAGCCGCGCGAGGACTTCGACATGACCCTGTCGTTCGACTCCGACAACTCCTCCGACGGCGTCGGCAAATTGCGATACGAAACCGGAACCAACGCCTCCAGACGGTTCAAGGTCCGCTCCAATGCAGCGGACGACTCCAGAGAAAACAGCCTGGGACAGACCCTCAAGTTGCGTTGGAGCGCCGACTTCGGCGAGGTATCTGCGGCATCCTCCTTCCGAGACTATACTTACGGCTTTCTTACGGACCTGGACAGGACCGCGGCGGCGCAAGGCTACTCGAACATGGCATTGCAGCAAAACAGCTGGAGTCAGGAACTGCGCCTGGCCTCCCCGGTCGGGAGCGCGATGACCTGGCTGGCTGGGGTATACGCCGGCCGAGACGATACCTCGGTGCGCTTCGACCGCATCCGCGCGGTGGGCAACCTGTATCTCGACACGTCCATGACCGAGGCAAGCTACGCCTTGTTCGGCCAGGGCACCGTGCCATTGTGGGAGGGACTGCGCCTGACCGTTGGGCTTCGGGCCGAGGCGACGCAAAGCCGTGGGACCCAACGCTATGCGACCGCCCTCCTCTCCCGAGAGTATGGAAAGAATCTGGACGACACGGCTCTGCTGCCCACTGCCTCGCTGGCCTACGACTTTGCCAAAGACGTGACGGCTTACGCCACCTTTGCGCAAGGCTATCTCTCGGGCGGCTACAACCCCTTTTCAGCCACAGATCAGACGTCCTTCTTCTACAGGGCGGAGCACACCACAAACTACGAGCTCGGCCTCAAAACGGCCTGGCTGGACGGACGGCTCACGGCAAATGCCGCGCTGTTCCACACCGAGGTGCGCGACAAGCAGGTGCGCCAGGAAGTTCCCGGAGGTGGCGTCGGGGCATGGTCCTTCTCCAACGCCCCGGAAGCCCATGTGGACGGGATGGAGATTGAATTCAAGGCCCTGCCCTGGACTGGATGGGAACTCTCTGCCGGAGCGGGCTACGCCAAAAGCGAGGTGGACCGCTGGAAGGCAAGCGTCGGCGGTACGCAATACGATTACAAGGGTAAACGTTTACCTTGGGCTCCGGAAATCACCTGGAACCTTGGCGCGCTTTATACGCACGAAAGCGGCGTATTCGGCCGGGTGGATGTGCTCGGTGCGGGCAAGCAGTACTTCGACGCGGAGAATACGCTGCTCCAGACCCCATACCAGACCGTGAACCTTCGGCTGGGCTATGCCCGTGACGGCTGGGAGTTCGCCCTCTGGGCCAAAAACGTTTTCGACACGGCATACACCACAAAGCAGGTCAAAGATACGGCGGGAAACCGCATGGTTGAGGACGGCGACCCACAAACCTTCGGAATAAGCGCTGCATGGAGCTTCTGA
- a CDS encoding class I SAM-dependent methyltransferase, with protein sequence MDTLAHDDMLLGFAPLGEWLLGPVRMALLTTAIELGIPELLATTSDADEVARQLDAHSGNTRLLLDAMAAMGLAEKHGNAYANSPLAERHLRDGSETNLLDVIQRMTAMQHKNLVRLADLVRNGPPPLKQEDKLENPELWRKAARGLANYQRSGLAQYAASLVAALPESASLKHMLDLGGGPGVVGMAIVERHPGMTGVLCDMPNVAETAQAEIAAKGLSNRIRVLSGDYNTLDLGGGFDLVWASHTLYYAKELDGFMGKLLDCLNPGGVFVSLHEGLEQGRTRPEYCVLSRLCLALEGQDVSFDSGRIAKAMLEAGFQSVESRVVQLSLGSARLDIARKAGRLPGAGALA encoded by the coding sequence ATGGACACCTTGGCACACGACGACATGCTTCTTGGATTCGCCCCCCTGGGCGAGTGGCTTCTGGGGCCTGTACGCATGGCCCTGCTCACCACCGCAATCGAACTCGGCATCCCTGAACTCCTTGCCACAACCAGCGATGCGGATGAGGTGGCGCGCCAACTCGACGCGCATTCCGGAAACACCCGGTTGCTGCTCGACGCCATGGCGGCGATGGGCTTGGCCGAAAAGCACGGCAACGCGTATGCGAACTCGCCCCTGGCGGAACGGCATCTGCGTGACGGTTCGGAAACCAACCTGCTGGACGTGATCCAGCGGATGACCGCCATGCAGCACAAAAACCTGGTTCGACTTGCCGATCTTGTCCGCAACGGGCCGCCGCCGCTCAAGCAGGAGGACAAGTTGGAGAACCCGGAACTTTGGCGCAAGGCCGCGCGTGGGCTGGCCAACTACCAGCGTTCCGGACTGGCGCAATACGCCGCGAGCCTTGTGGCCGCGCTGCCGGAATCCGCAAGCCTGAAACATATGCTCGACCTTGGCGGGGGGCCTGGCGTTGTGGGCATGGCCATCGTCGAACGCCATCCAGGCATGACCGGGGTGTTGTGCGACATGCCCAACGTGGCGGAGACCGCGCAGGCGGAGATTGCGGCCAAAGGCCTCAGCAACCGCATTCGTGTCCTTTCCGGCGATTACAATACGCTCGACCTGGGGGGCGGCTTCGACCTCGTATGGGCCAGCCATACCCTGTACTACGCCAAGGAGCTTGATGGTTTCATGGGCAAGCTGCTCGATTGTCTCAATCCCGGCGGCGTGTTCGTGAGCCTGCACGAGGGCCTGGAGCAAGGGCGGACACGTCCTGAATATTGCGTGTTGTCACGCCTGTGCCTCGCACTGGAGGGGCAAGACGTCTCCTTCGACTCTGGCCGCATCGCAAAGGCAATGCTGGAAGCAGGCTTCCAATCCGTGGAAAGCCGTGTTGTGCAGCTCTCGCTGGGAAGCGCCCGGCTGGATATCGCCCGCAAGGCGGGGCGGCTGCCAGGAGCCGGAGCCCTTGCATGA
- a CDS encoding ABC transporter permease, translating to MTVRRLSSRSATVLGVLLALGLWELAARASSGLAVASPCDTLLAFAELLKEDDFIGEHLAASLLRTACGLGLGLSLGLTAGALTVICPSLRQVMAPFRWTLTSVPGVVVVMLGMLWLGMGTPMVTGIVALMTAPAIYVAVLEGLAAVDAELIEMARLYRLPPYLRATQLYLRALAAPLFSALVLALGGAMRVVVLAEALGASQGLGHLLAMARTNLDTPRLYALALLSMSVVGMVELVLIGPVRRLAWRWRG from the coding sequence ATGACCGTGCGACGCCTCTCAAGCCGCTCGGCGACAGTGCTTGGCGTTCTGCTGGCGCTTGGCCTCTGGGAGTTGGCGGCCCGCGCCTCCTCCGGACTGGCCGTCGCCTCTCCGTGCGACACCCTGCTGGCCTTTGCCGAGCTCTTAAAAGAGGACGACTTCATCGGCGAGCACTTGGCCGCCAGCCTGCTGCGTACGGCATGTGGCCTCGGCCTTGGCCTGTCACTGGGCCTTACGGCAGGGGCGCTCACGGTCATTTGCCCATCCCTCCGACAGGTTATGGCGCCCTTCCGTTGGACGCTCACCAGCGTGCCCGGAGTCGTGGTGGTCATGCTCGGAATGCTTTGGCTGGGCATGGGCACCCCCATGGTCACCGGCATCGTGGCCCTTATGACCGCACCCGCAATCTATGTCGCGGTTCTGGAAGGACTCGCCGCCGTGGACGCGGAACTCATCGAAATGGCGAGACTCTACAGGCTTCCGCCATATTTGCGCGCAACCCAATTGTATCTTCGCGCCCTGGCGGCTCCGCTCTTCTCGGCCTTGGTTTTGGCCCTTGGCGGGGCCATGCGCGTGGTGGTGCTGGCCGAAGCGCTGGGAGCATCGCAAGGGCTCGGGCATTTGTTGGCCATGGCCAGGACAAACCTGGACACGCCTCGGCTGTACGCCCTGGCATTGCTCTCCATGTCCGTGGTCGGCATGGTCGAGTTGGTGCTTATCGGTCCGGTTCGACGCCTGGCATGGAGGTGGCGGGGATGA
- a CDS encoding ATP-binding cassette domain-containing protein, producing MTTVLSFHAASKTHAGRTVLPPTDIVLAHGDILAVTGPSGAGKSTLLRLAAGLATPDSGRVAIATRRIGFVFQEPRLLPWLCALDNASLPLRAAGCSRDEAGRRASTLLDALGLAEFHRAFPSQLSGGMRQRVSLARALALEPDLLLLDEPYTGLDEALKQDVRGLVERQLMATNAAAVLVTHDRGDIPDRVRTILRLGTV from the coding sequence ATGACCACTGTGCTTTCGTTTCATGCAGCGAGCAAGACCCATGCGGGGAGGACAGTTCTTCCGCCAACGGATATCGTTCTCGCTCACGGAGACATCTTGGCCGTTACCGGGCCAAGCGGAGCCGGAAAATCCACATTGCTCCGATTGGCCGCTGGACTCGCCACGCCAGATTCAGGCCGCGTCGCCATCGCGACCAGGCGCATTGGATTCGTGTTTCAAGAACCGCGGCTGCTCCCCTGGCTGTGCGCCCTGGACAACGCGTCTCTCCCGTTGCGGGCGGCAGGATGCTCACGGGACGAAGCCGGAAGGCGGGCGTCAACGCTGCTCGACGCCCTGGGCCTGGCGGAATTCCATCGCGCTTTCCCTTCGCAGCTTTCAGGAGGGATGCGCCAACGCGTAAGCTTGGCCCGCGCCCTGGCCCTTGAACCGGACCTGCTGCTCCTGGACGAACCTTACACAGGCTTGGACGAGGCTCTCAAACAGGACGTGCGCGGCCTTGTGGAGCGGCAGCTTATGGCCACCAACGCGGCCGCAGTCCTCGTCACCCACGACCGCGGAGACATTCCGGATAGGGTACGCACAATCCTGCGTCTTGGGACAGTATAA
- a CDS encoding methyltransferase family protein, with product MNIRSWIMPTALAIASTALLLAAWAYGGGSIDGFTNQPVRPLFLACTAIMFFAGPLASRRIGNVNAKGDNHVKQQDYMIFISMGLSLALGLLSPWSDAKGIGVLPGGNVLRWIGLAVYLLGSVLMIWAPVHLGRLFSTRVTLQEGHRLVTDGPFAFMRHPRYAGCLYWGVGLPLVFLSIPGLVAALLYGLTFAWRIHDEERLLAEHFGDQWAAYANRTKRLVPYLF from the coding sequence ATGAACATACGTTCCTGGATTATGCCAACGGCGCTGGCCATTGCCTCAACCGCACTGCTCCTGGCCGCCTGGGCCTATGGCGGAGGCAGCATCGACGGTTTTACGAACCAACCGGTGAGACCGCTCTTTCTTGCCTGCACGGCAATCATGTTTTTTGCTGGACCGTTGGCCTCAAGGCGTATCGGCAACGTAAACGCAAAGGGTGACAACCATGTGAAACAGCAGGATTACATGATCTTCATTAGCATGGGTCTGAGTCTGGCGCTCGGCCTGCTCAGTCCCTGGAGCGATGCCAAAGGAATCGGCGTGCTGCCAGGGGGGAACGTCCTGCGCTGGATAGGACTGGCCGTCTACCTGCTTGGTTCTGTGCTCATGATCTGGGCTCCGGTGCACCTGGGACGCCTATTCAGCACGCGCGTAACCCTGCAGGAAGGACACAGGCTGGTGACAGACGGCCCTTTCGCCTTCATGCGGCATCCTCGTTATGCAGGCTGTCTCTACTGGGGGGTAGGCCTGCCCCTTGTGTTCCTCTCCATACCTGGGCTCGTGGCGGCGCTACTCTACGGCCTTACCTTCGCCTGGCGCATCCATGACGAAGAACGGCTCCTGGCTGAGCATTTCGGTGACCAGTGGGCGGCCTACGCCAACCGGACCAAACGTCTTGTGCCGTATCTCTTCTAG
- the rsgA gene encoding ribosome small subunit-dependent GTPase A — MDLRQLGFEFWERNIGPIQMDEGCVPARVIAVDRGQCAVHDGIREVSAEPSGRLCYAVDDPAELPCVGDYVAIRRYNGGSAAIIEKVLPRRTFLRRRAAGSVSRVQMIAANVDVAFIVQACGYDFNPNRLERALVLALEGGVQPAALLAKADLAEPAELAQMLTEVQRITGAPAIAFSNVTGDGLDAVLQHIGPERTCCLLGSSGVGKTTLMNRLAGRELFRTAAVSATGEGTHTTTRRQLLMLENGGLLIDTPGMREFGLAVGEVGVGAAFDRFAQLAAACRFADCSHTTEPGCAVLAALACGELSRKRYENYLKLQKEAQHTASSVHQRRMKERAFSRHVKASKKIMEK, encoded by the coding sequence ATGGATTTGAGGCAATTGGGTTTTGAGTTTTGGGAAAGGAACATCGGACCGATCCAGATGGACGAGGGATGCGTGCCCGCGCGGGTCATCGCGGTGGATCGCGGCCAGTGCGCCGTGCATGATGGAATCAGGGAAGTGTCAGCCGAACCTTCTGGCCGGTTGTGCTATGCTGTGGACGACCCAGCCGAACTGCCTTGCGTCGGCGATTATGTGGCCATACGGCGCTACAACGGCGGGAGCGCCGCGATCATCGAGAAGGTGCTGCCACGCCGCACCTTCCTGCGGCGCAGAGCGGCCGGCAGCGTGTCCAGGGTGCAGATGATCGCTGCGAATGTCGATGTCGCCTTCATCGTTCAGGCCTGTGGGTATGACTTCAATCCAAACCGTCTGGAACGCGCCCTTGTGCTGGCCCTGGAGGGGGGAGTGCAGCCTGCGGCGCTTCTCGCCAAGGCGGACCTCGCGGAACCAGCCGAACTCGCGCAGATGCTGACCGAGGTGCAGCGCATCACCGGCGCACCCGCCATTGCCTTCAGCAATGTCACCGGAGATGGCCTTGATGCCGTGCTGCAGCACATTGGGCCTGAAAGGACTTGCTGTTTGCTTGGCTCTTCTGGGGTGGGGAAAACGACCTTGATGAACCGCCTTGCCGGACGCGAGTTGTTCAGAACCGCCGCGGTGAGCGCCACGGGCGAGGGCACGCACACCACCACGCGTCGGCAACTCTTGATGCTTGAGAACGGAGGGCTGCTTATCGACACGCCGGGGATGCGCGAGTTCGGCCTTGCTGTCGGCGAGGTCGGCGTTGGGGCCGCTTTCGACCGTTTCGCCCAACTTGCCGCCGCGTGCCGCTTCGCGGATTGCAGCCACACAACCGAGCCGGGCTGCGCGGTGCTCGCTGCCCTGGCGTGCGGCGAGCTGTCACGCAAACGCTATGAGAACTACCTCAAACTTCAAAAAGAGGCCCAGCATACCGCATCCTCGGTCCACCAACGCCGCATGAAGGAGCGGGCCTTTTCCCGGCACGTGAAAGCGTCAAAGAAAATAATGGAGAAATAA
- a CDS encoding Ni/Fe hydrogenase subunit alpha, which yields MAKTAAKTAPGAAAKGKSPARPISVPEAESKAAPGPKKVHVHYLTRVEGHGNIVVDVEPDGRVSTCRWEVPEAPRFFEAMVVGRDYTDVHHIVSRICGICAIGHQLASLQATEDALNINVSEQTHLLRRLALHAENLQSHLLHIVYLVLPDLMGVDSVLSLAHTHRDAVLKFIAARRVSNEFSRLVCGRTTHPQRMTPGGFTMFPTTDDLVTLRGLLLDTLPNLDFAVDFFAGLMDRMPRFDRETEYVALVSPSEYAMYWGEIGTSKDERRPARQYRNITREYIVPTSTAKWTRNVGESYMVGALARFNLNADFLMPRAKAAAKKLGLKKGCTNPYMITIAQLVECVHTVEESLVQVEELLARGIRDEAPARPSHICAGRGTGAVEVPRGLLFHFYEYDDQGRIFQADCVIPTNQNHGNIQKDFDAIVPGLSSLSEQEMELRLSMLVRAYDPCISCSTHCIDARGLDEKPQSMVRFNRK from the coding sequence ATGGCCAAGACAGCAGCAAAGACCGCTCCAGGGGCGGCCGCAAAGGGGAAATCTCCCGCTCGCCCCATATCCGTGCCTGAGGCGGAGTCCAAGGCCGCGCCCGGACCAAAGAAGGTCCATGTGCACTATCTGACGCGAGTGGAAGGCCACGGCAACATTGTTGTGGACGTGGAGCCCGATGGCCGCGTGTCCACCTGCCGCTGGGAGGTGCCCGAGGCGCCGCGTTTTTTCGAGGCCATGGTGGTCGGGCGCGACTACACCGACGTGCATCACATCGTTTCGCGCATTTGCGGCATTTGCGCCATCGGCCACCAACTCGCAAGCCTCCAGGCCACCGAGGACGCGCTGAACATCAACGTCAGCGAGCAGACGCACCTCTTGCGCCGCCTGGCCCTGCACGCGGAGAATTTGCAAAGCCACCTGCTGCACATCGTCTATCTCGTCCTGCCCGACCTCATGGGGGTGGACTCTGTGCTCTCCCTGGCCCATACGCACAGGGACGCCGTGCTCAAGTTCATCGCCGCGCGCCGGGTCTCCAACGAATTCAGCCGTCTTGTCTGCGGTCGCACCACCCATCCACAGCGCATGACGCCGGGCGGCTTCACCATGTTCCCCACCACGGACGATCTGGTGACCCTGCGCGGATTGCTGTTGGACACCTTGCCCAATCTCGATTTCGCCGTGGATTTCTTCGCCGGCCTCATGGACCGTATGCCCCGCTTCGATCGCGAGACCGAGTACGTGGCCCTCGTTTCGCCTTCCGAATACGCCATGTACTGGGGCGAAATCGGCACCAGCAAGGACGAGCGCCGACCTGCGCGCCAGTACCGCAACATCACCCGCGAGTACATCGTCCCGACATCAACGGCCAAGTGGACCAGGAATGTGGGCGAATCGTACATGGTGGGCGCGCTTGCTCGCTTCAACCTGAACGCGGATTTCCTCATGCCGCGCGCCAAGGCCGCCGCCAAGAAGCTCGGCCTCAAAAAGGGCTGCACCAACCCCTACATGATCACCATCGCCCAGCTTGTGGAGTGCGTGCACACGGTGGAGGAATCCCTTGTGCAGGTGGAGGAGCTTCTGGCCCGCGGCATCCGCGACGAGGCGCCCGCCAGGCCTTCGCACATCTGCGCCGGGCGCGGCACTGGCGCTGTCGAGGTTCCGCGCGGGCTGTTGTTCCATTTTTACGAATACGACGACCAGGGCCGCATTTTTCAGGCCGATTGCGTCATCCCCACCAACCAGAACCACGGCAACATCCAAAAGGATTTTGACGCCATCGTGCCAGGGTTGAGCAGCCTTTCGGAACAGGAGATGGAGCTGCGGCTGTCCATGCTGGTGCGCGCATATGACCCATGCATCAGCTGCTCCACGCACTGCATCGACGCCCGCGGCCTTGACGAGAAGCCACAGAGCATGGTCCGCTTCAACCGGAAATAG
- a CDS encoding NADH-quinone oxidoreductase subunit B family protein has translation MAKPRIAFFDFAGCEGDQLQIANLEERLLDILDHVEVVSFREVATGHSDDYDVAFVEGSITRPEDEVRLKEIRKNAKVLVALGACAAIGGINCLKNFIAENVYREEVYGSSARWFPTYAARPLKSVVKVDAEVPGCPIDASEFARITKELLLGRAPWIPDFPVCVECKQAGNVCRYEMGRMCLGIITRAGCGAACVSQGAHCWGCRGLVPGANLDAARIVMDRPGTSRKAIQDLLRFFLGDTGAAL, from the coding sequence ATGGCCAAACCGAGAATCGCCTTCTTCGACTTCGCCGGCTGCGAAGGCGACCAGTTGCAGATCGCCAACCTTGAAGAACGCCTGCTCGACATTTTGGACCACGTCGAGGTGGTGAGCTTCCGCGAGGTGGCCACCGGACACTCCGACGATTACGATGTGGCCTTTGTCGAAGGCTCCATCACCCGTCCGGAAGATGAAGTCCGGCTCAAGGAGATTCGCAAGAACGCAAAGGTTCTGGTCGCGCTGGGCGCCTGCGCCGCAATCGGCGGGATCAACTGTCTCAAGAACTTCATTGCCGAGAATGTCTACCGCGAAGAGGTATACGGTTCCTCCGCGCGCTGGTTTCCCACCTATGCGGCGCGCCCGTTGAAGAGCGTGGTCAAGGTGGATGCCGAGGTCCCGGGGTGTCCCATCGACGCTTCCGAATTCGCCCGCATCACCAAGGAGCTTCTGCTTGGGCGCGCGCCGTGGATTCCGGATTTCCCCGTGTGCGTGGAGTGCAAGCAGGCGGGCAACGTGTGCCGATACGAGATGGGGCGCATGTGTCTGGGCATCATCACCAGGGCAGGTTGCGGCGCGGCCTGCGTTTCGCAGGGGGCGCACTGCTGGGGCTGCCGTGGCCTTGTGCCCGGCGCAAACCTTGATGCCGCGCGCATCGTCATGGACCGGCCCGGCACCAGCCGCAAGGCCATCCAGGATTTGCTGCGCTTCTTCCTGGGCGATACCGGAGCGGCCCTCTAG
- a CDS encoding FAD/NAD(P)-binding protein, producing the protein MNTKLFSPYVPRPVTLVEKTKLSDFVTRFTFEQDNGKPLAHKPGQFVNLSVYGVGEAPFSISSPPRRTHNTFEIAVRKIGAVTGALHALEPGAKVGIRGPYGTSFPVMKFVGKDVLIVAGGLGYIPLRSLLFYQLRHRDEFGRMVLMVGTREPKERIFVDEIADLAKSGDVEVLETVDMPDETWKGNVGVITTLLPKADLDPGNTYVAMVGPPIMYRFVIAECRKKGIASDQIFVSLERKMKCGLGKCGHCQINELNACIDGPVFCYTDIEAYQEAI; encoded by the coding sequence ATGAACACTAAGCTCTTCTCGCCCTACGTGCCGCGGCCGGTTACGCTGGTCGAGAAGACCAAACTGTCGGATTTCGTCACCCGCTTCACCTTTGAGCAGGACAACGGCAAGCCGCTTGCGCACAAGCCGGGACAGTTCGTCAACCTCTCGGTGTACGGCGTTGGCGAGGCTCCGTTTTCCATCAGTTCCCCCCCCAGGCGCACCCACAACACTTTCGAAATCGCCGTGCGCAAGATCGGCGCGGTGACGGGCGCGCTGCACGCCCTGGAGCCCGGAGCGAAGGTGGGCATCCGCGGCCCTTACGGCACCAGCTTTCCCGTCATGAAGTTCGTGGGCAAGGACGTGCTCATCGTTGCGGGCGGCCTGGGATACATCCCCTTGCGTTCCCTGCTGTTCTATCAGCTTCGTCACCGCGACGAATTCGGCCGCATGGTGCTGATGGTGGGCACCCGCGAGCCCAAGGAGCGCATCTTCGTGGACGAGATCGCCGATCTCGCCAAGAGCGGGGATGTGGAGGTCCTGGAGACCGTGGACATGCCTGATGAGACCTGGAAGGGCAATGTGGGCGTTATCACCACGCTTTTGCCCAAGGCCGACCTCGATCCGGGCAATACCTACGTGGCCATGGTGGGGCCTCCGATCATGTACCGTTTCGTCATCGCCGAGTGCCGCAAGAAGGGAATCGCCTCGGACCAGATCTTTGTTTCCCTGGAGCGCAAGATGAAGTGCGGCCTCGGCAAGTGCGGCCATTGCCAGATCAATGAGCTCAACGCCTGCATCGATGGCCCCGTGTTCTGCTACACGGACATCGAGGCCTACCAGGAAGCCATCTAG